The Rhizobiaceae bacterium genome contains the following window.
CTGCGCCTTGAGGTCAAGAAACGGGATCATGCTACACGCCTAACTTCATCGAGTTCGATTACTCGCCCGCGCTGGGCGAGAGACTGACTTGCGGCCTCAAGAACACGCACGACGCGCAGACCTGCATGGCCATCGGCGGTGGGCGTCTTCTTGTTCATGATGCAGTCCGCAAACTCACCAAGCTCGCTTGAAAGAGCCTCGGTCATATCGAGCTGCGGGGCCCACATATCGCCGCTGCGATAGCCCACGAGCTGCTGGTATACGCTCTGCCGTTCGGCCTCGCCGTTCTGCTTCACGGTGATGCCCTTGTCGTAGACCTTGATCTTCTCGGACGGTTCAAGATCGTCATAGACGATCATCTTGTTGGAACCGCCGATCAGGGTCCGGCGCACCTTCACAGGTGCAAGCCAGTTGACGTGGATATGAGCGATGAGGCTGCCCGGGAAGAAAAGGTTCAGATAGGCAATGTTCGCGGGCTGGCCCGGAACATGCGACATGCCTGCCGCCGAAACCGCGACCGGGCGCTCGTTCAGGACATAGTCCATTATCGACAGATCGTGGACGGCGAGGTCCCAGATCACGCTCACATCGTGCTGGAACAGACCCAGGTTCACGCGGACCGAGTCGTAGTAGTAGATGTCGCCCAGTCCGTTGTGCACCAGCTCGTGCATTTTCCTTACCGCGCCGGTGTGGATGAAGGTGTGATCCACGGCCAGCACGAGGTTGCGGCGAGCGGCTTCATCGACCAGCTTCTGTGCTTCCTCGACGGAAGAGGCGATCGGCTTTTCGATAAAGACGTGCTTGCCCGCCATCATCGCCCGCATGGCGAGACGGAAATGGCTTGAAACGGGCGTGGCAATCGCCACGGCATCGACTTCCGGATTTGCGAGCATCTGCTCGAAATCATCGGTAATCTGTACGCTGGGATAACGCGCACTCACAGCCGTCAGCCGCTCCTTGCGAAGGTCGCACACCGCAACCAGCTTCGCATTGGAACAGTCGGCGATGTTGCGGACCAGGTTCGGCCCCCAATAGCCGTAGCCTACAACAGCAATTCCGATCATCTATGGTTCTCCGCACTTTTCTTGTTCGCTACTGCCGAAGGGTGCTTCGCCACGATGCGCGCCGGTACGCCGGCGACCACCGCATGGTCAGGGACATCCTTCGTGACGACAGCGCCCGCGCCCACCAGCGCGCCTTCGCCGATTGTCACCCCTGCAAGAATTGTTGCATTGCTGCCGATGGAGGCGCGGGCCTTCACCCGCGTCGGAACCACCGCCCAGTCGTCGCTGCCCTGCAACCGCCCGTCATCATTGACGGCGCGCGGAAACAGGTCGTTCGTGAACATCACGCCGTGCCCGATGAACACGCCGTCCTCGATGGTCACTCCCTCGCAAATGAAGCTGTGGCTGGAGACCTTGCAGTTCTGGCCGACGGAGGCATTGCGCTGTATCTCGACGAACGGCCCTATGCGCGTGCCGTTGCCGACAGTGCAGCCGTAAAGATTGACCTGATCGCGTTGAAAGATGACAACGTCAGGTCCGAGAACCACGTCTGAAGAAATCATTCGATCCCAAATGCCCCCGGCGCCATGAGCCGGCGCCCAACCCCGATACCGAATTCATAGGCTCGGCGCCGGTCCCATTGCCTGAGCTTCACAGTGTGAGGACCGAGCAGAACCTCACGCCGCCACAGGACGGTTTTTCGTGCCCGGAGTAAACCGCCGAAAACGCGGTAAGATCGCCGCCTAAAGGGGTAGTTCTAGTACTGCGTCTATGCCTGATGTAGCCGGTTTGGGCGTCGCTCACCCGATCGAATGATCGCGGCATCGGCCGGCGCAAGGAGCACCTGGCGCACAAGTTGGTACGCACGCGGGAAAGCCGTCAATCTCTGAGAAACAGGCCGGTCCGGCCACCAGGCAATTACGACACGGATGGGAATCTCCGGGGCCGACTTCGGTCAGCCGCGGTTCCATCTTCCATAATAGGTCGCTGCGTCAGCCCCGAATGCAAGGGACAGGATGAGCGAGGCGCGATAGAGGCGGATGTAGATCAATCCCGCGAAGGCTCTCACCCGCGCACGGAGGCCGGTCAACCTGTCGGTAAAGCCGATTTTGAGGACCTCCGCCACGGGCGATGCCGCGATCGCCAGCCCGCGCAGGATCCAGCGCGCACGCCAGAACGATTTCGATTGCGCTTTCGCGAAATCATGCGCCGTGATCCGCTGCCACTTCACGCCCAGTTCGGTAAGGTTTTTCCGGGCCGGGTGGTAGATCAGCATTTCCGGGCAGAACACCGTCCGCAAGCCGAGCGCCAACGCGCGCTGGCCCCAGTCACGATCCTCGGCGATGTTGATGCCGCCGAACTCGCCGACCCTGGCGAAAACCTCTGCTCGCATTGCAAGGTTGCACGTGGCAGTGAACCCCTGCTTCGCGATATATTCCTTCATGCGAAACGCATAGACACTCTCATAGGCCTCGGCGAGGCTTGGTCGCTCGGGGTCTTGCATCGCAATGCGGACGTCTCCGCCAAGTATGTTCAGGTCGCGATCTTCCGCAAAGCGTTGTTCGATGACGGAAAGCCAATGCGGGTCGGCGATGCAATCCGCATCGATGAAGGCAAGTATCTCGCCCTTCGCCTTGCTGATCCCGAGATTGCGAGCGGGCCCCGGTCCGGGTGTCCTCTCCTGAAGCAGGGTGACATTTGCGAATTCCTTGCAGACGCCTTCCGGCATCCTCTTGGAACCGTTGTCGACGACGAATATCTCAACAGGCTGGCTGACGCCCTGCTGCTGCGCCAACGATGTGAGGCAGCGGCGCAGTTGATCTTCCTGCTCAAGATGCGGGACTATGATGCTGATCAATGCGTCGTTCCCTTCCTTCGCTCCGTCCCCTCGCGAGGAGCATGCGATAATATAGCTCCAGTCTATCCTACACGCCCCTTCGCAAGCGCGCGTCGCACCAGTCGGGATCAACGCCCTATCCTTTGGATTTAGGTCGCGCCCTCGCTCTGCCGGAAAGCGGTGGGCCTGACACTCCAATCCGCAAACTGGGTAATCCGATACGACCATTGGGGTGCTACAGCGCAGCCGGGACTGAAGGTAAGTGTGTTTCCCAGCTATTAATGTGGAATTTGGCCGCCAACCGGCGTGATGTTCGCACCAACGGGAGTTGTGACGCGCGCCAAGGTCAAAAGGTGAAATATGCCAGGGCAAGCGCCTCTCACTGCCGTCATCGTGACATTCAACAGCTCGGCCATGCTGCCGGGTCTGCTCGACTCCATTTCGGCTGGCGTGGAAGGCGCAGGTCCCTATCAGGTCATCGTGGTCGACAACAATTCGCGCGACGCCTCGGTATCAATTGCCCGCCAGCATCCGGAAAAACCCATCGTGATCGAGATGGGATCGAACGCCGGATATGCCGCTGCGATCAATGCGGCAATGGACCGGATGGATCGCAACTCCTACCTGCTCGTCCTGAACCCCGACCTGCGCATGCATCCGGGCGCGGCGAAGGCGTTGCTGAAACGGCTCGAAGATCCGACGGTGGGCATTGCCGTTCCTCGGAACTACAAGGAGGACGGCTCGACCGCGAAGACAATTCGGCAGGAGCCGACCCTGCGTGGTGTCTGGGCCGAAGCCGTCCTTGGCGGTCATCGTGCGGCACGGCTTGGCTACGGCGAGGTCATGGGCAATCCTGCCCTCTATGAATCCGAACAGTCCGTGGATTGGGCGACGGGGTCAGCCCTGATGGTTTCACCGGCAGCGCGCACCGCGGCCGGCAAATGGGACGAATCCTTTTTCCTCTACAGTGAGGAAGTCGACTATCAGCGTCGCGTCCGCGAGGCAGGCTTCAAGATCATCTACGAACCCAATGCCAAGGTCATGCACAAGGGCGGTGACAGCGGGGTCAATCCCAAGCTCTTCGCCCTTCTGACCGCAAACCGGATCAGGTATTTCAGGCGCCATCACGGTCCGGTCAGTACGCTGCTTTTCCGCGCGGCGATCGGCCTGGGCGGTATCGCTCGATGCAGGCGCGAAGTGCATCGCGCGGGATTGAAGAGCGTGCTCAATCCCGAAGGCACAGTCGTCAACTTCCTCGCTAACCGTCCTGTCTGAAGGTTCGGGAGCAGCGCGCTCAAGATCTTGCCGGGCAAGATCGCTCCGAGTTTGATTCAACAAGACACCTGAGAATCAACACAGATTGATTCCCCGCACGTGAATTCGGGCGGGCTTATTCCCCCGCGGTCACAGTAACGAATCAACCTAGGGAATAAATCATTCGATCTAGCTACATGTACAACGATATACATGAATAGATGTGCGCGATTCGCAAGCACGTCCTGCGAATCTCCAGAGGATCAGCGCACAAGGAGATCAATAACAATTCGCGACCGCATTGCGACAAAATTGTGTTTTATATTTGTCGATATTGGGAGGTCGATCTTCTTGGCATCTTTTTTCGCCGTAATGCTGAGATGCTTTGAATTTTACACTTCTTTTTCAAACAAAATTATTGATCTGTGTGGAGTGGTCGCGTAGGTAGCTTACGTCTTAGGTCTCTAGGCTACCGCATCTGGTGGAAGGTGAACTTGTTTCATCCCTCCATCGGGTGATCAGACAACATCCTTTGGTCGTGGATTCGAGCGACCACTTGACTCAATGGGGCGAGGCGGGATGCGGGGATTTCCCCGCACTTGAAACGCGGCTTACGGCGCGCGGTGTGGGACGTTTTGCGCCTTCACACACGCTCGTTGGCCCAAGCATAAAGGAGCTTGTAGTGGCTACGACGATACCGAGCGGATTTCCCGATAGCAGCAACACCGGCGTTCCGGACGGAGTAAAACTTACCGCGTATACCGGCCCTATGACGATAACGAAGGCGGGTACTGTCATCGACGGCAAGATCATCAATGGTATGCTGACGATTCTCGCCGACAACGTTGTCATCAAGAACAGCCTGTTCCAGTACAATGACTATTGGGCGATCAACAGCAACAGTGAGAAGTACACACTTACCGTCACAGACTCCACCTTCATAGGACCCGGCGCCAAAGGCGAGCCGAACGCGGCTATTCTCGGACGCGGTACGTTTGAGCGTCTGGACATTTCCGGATCCGAGAACGGGATTGTTCTCAAAGGCGGATCCAGCGTGGTCAGGGACAACTACATCCATGACCTGCAGGGTGCGCCAGGTGGGCACGTGGACGGAATTTCGGTACAGGGCGGACAGAACGGTGTCCTGATCGAGCACAACACCATTTTGTCCTGGCATACGTCCGACATCATCATCAAAACCGATTTCGGGCCGATCAACGACATCACTATCAAGAACAACTTGCTGGTCAACCAGTCTTCCAGCCAGGAAACCGGCTACCCCGTCTACTCGATTGCCGGGAACAATGGTGGAATTCCTACCAATGTGAAGATCATCGATAACGTGATCCAGAAAGGCTATCCTGGAGCATTCTACAATCTCGAGGGTAACGTGACGGTATCGGGCAATATCGACTATGATGCTGCGCGATATATCGACGGTGCAAAGAAGGGTGCGGCAGCTTCGCTGATCTTCGACAACACCACTACCACTCCGCCGGTTGTTGACACTCCGGTCGATGACACGCCGGTGGTGACTTCTCCCAGCACCCCGACGACGCCGACCACGCCAACCACCCCCACAAAGCCGACCGTCCCCACGACGCCGACCGACACTTCGACCAAGCCCAGTTCGCGGGACGACCATTCTTCCGACACGAAGTTCGGCATCAAGGTTACCGAGCACACGGGCACCAAGGGTGCAGATACCTTCTTCGGAAAGAGCGGCGCCGACATGTTCCTGGTGAACAATTCCGGCGACAAGATCGTGGAATCGTCGCGAGGATTTGGCGGCTTCGATACGGTCAAGGCGAGCGTTTCCTTCGACCTTGGCGGTTCGAACGTGAAGGGCTTTCTTGAGAAGCTTGTGCTGACGGGTTCCGCCTCCATTGATGGACGTGGAAACTCCTTGAGCAACACGATTATCGGAAATGATGGGAACAATGTTCTCGCCGGTGGCCGTGGCAATGACGTGCTGACGGGCAATGGTGGTCGGGACACTTTCGTTTTCGACACCCTTCCCAACGCACGTTGGAACAAGGACACGATCACAGACTTCGATCCCCTTGCGGACAAGATCGCGCTTGATCACAACATCTTCAAGGGTCTTGGAGATTTGGGAACTTTGCCTGCGAATTCATTTGAAACCGGCTCTTCGGCACATGATTCGCATGCAACTATCTTCTACAACTCGAAGACCGGCAGCCTGAGCTATGACTCGGACGGATCCGGGAACAGCCGTAGCGTAGACTTCGCAGAGGTTTCGCCGAATCTCTCGCTGACGCACGACCACTTCCAGATCATCTGATAGCTTCACATAACAAAGGTTGTGAGGCCCGGCTCCCTGAGCCGGGCCTCACTTCATTTACCGCCGGAAAATCAGGCAGAACGCGGGGCCCTGAGGCGGACCACCTCCGAGATCGCATTCGCGACGGCAGCCCCCGCGGCATCCCAGGAGACGGATGACACACTCTCGGATGCCGCGCGCGAAACCGACTGAAATTCAGGATTGCGAACGATCTGCTCGAGGGCCTGCGCGAGAGCGTGCGGCGTTGGTTCCGCATAGCAAACATGGTCGTTGTTGAGTACGATCCTGTTGTGCCTGGCCTCGTTGACAACCGGAATGCACCCTGCCGCCAGCATTTCATGCGGCACGAGAGAGACATTGGTGAGCGAGAGGTTCAGTCCGGCGAAAGACTGGTTGTATATTTCGTTCAAGCGGGCCGGCGAAACGGTGCCGTGATTCACGAATTTGAACGGCATCTCTGCGATTTCGTCGCCGTAGAAATGAAGCTCGATGCCAGGATTCCTTTGGGCAAAAATCTCAAGCGCAAGAAGGCACAGTTCCACTCCCCGGCGAGGCGTTGTCGAGCGTGAATAGAATGCGATCCCGTTGCGAGGCCCGTCATTGGTGCGCTGGTAACGGCTCGTGTCACACCCGAAATCGAAATGGTGACACTCCATCCCGAAGTCCGCCGCCAGCTTCTCCGACAACCATCTGCCGGCGGTGATTCCGTGAAATCCCATCCGGTAGGTGTTTTCAGCCAGCAGGTTGTTTGTGCTGGCGGGATAGAAGGACGGTTCATAGTCCTGCACGAAATAGAACCGCGCGCCGTCGGACTTCGAGTTATATGCTGCGTAAGCGGTTGGCCAGCTCGACGCGACGACCGCATGCGCATTATCGAGGCCATCCTTGTAGCTCCTGATGGCGCATGTGACGCCATAGGCACTGCGAAGGATGTCTGTGTAGTATTGATGATCCCCCTTGTAGACGTCGTAGAGATAGACGGTGTTCCGGAACCCGTTGCGCTCAAGGTAGTTGACCATCCGGAAAAGGGTCGTGTGCCCGCCCGATCCCGGGGCTGCTGGCGTCGCGATCCAGTTCACCGAAATCGGTTCCTTGTCGCGCAGCGGTCGTGGGCTGGAAGCTATTCCCGATGTAAGGTCGGCGGCAATGACATCCTCGGGAAAAACCTCCCAGACAACCGATTTCGGCCGAAGCTTCTCGAAGGCAAAGCGACGCAGGCGATTCTTCAGCCCCCGGCCGCCCTCGGAGGCGAGGATCGCGCTGATCTGCCGCCCCCTACGCGCCGTCTGATGTATGGCGCCAGTGAAAAAGTCTGAGAGCATTCCAGAACTCGCCCCGCATGGTCGTTGTGAGGAATTACGATCGGGCTGCTCGCAAATCAATCTAAACAACCAGGCGAGCTATTCCCTCATGGTGGCTAGGATCGGGTAGCAGCGCCGCCGAATGGAGGCAAATGCCGAGGGCCGGAGCGGAAAATCTAAATCAAACGGATTAGCCATTAGGCTATTTCAGGTACCCCCGAGCCCACTAACGGCTTTGTCTACTCTGTTGCGAGCGCCGATGCCCTTGAAGATAATCGCAGCCGAGAACAGGAAGACGTTCGTGCGAACCATGGCACATCCTCGCTCCGTTCCGGTGCGAGCAAGCGAATACAGTTCTGGCCGCCGAGGCGCGGCTGACGCTGCAACCAGCGATGGATTGCGCACGCCTGTCATGGTGTTTCTCGTCGGGCTGATTATCCCATGGATCATCCCGCTGGGCATCCTGAACCTCTCCGTCTATCGTATCGTACTGCTCATCACGATCGTTCCCTGCTTCATTGCCTGGCTTTCGGGAAAGGCCGGGCCGAAGCGGGCGGTGGATTTCCTGGTCATCGCATTCTGGGTTTGGTCTGCGATCAGCCTGATTGCCACGGAAGGACTGGTCACCTCCGTCGAGCCTTCCGGCATTTTCGCGGTCGAGACCCTGGGCGCCTATTTCCTGGCGCGCGTCTACATCCGCACGATGGACGATTTCCGCAGGTTGATCCTTGTCGCTGCCGCCGGTGTGCTGCTGCTGTTGCCCTTCGCGCTCATCGAATTGGTCACGGGCGCCAAGCCGCTGCTGTCCATTTTCGGCCTCGTCTTTCCAACCGTGCGAAGCACGGAAATGTTCAGGTCGGGCCTTTGGCGCGTGCAGGGTCCGTTCGACCACTCGATCATCTTTGGCGTGAACTGCGTCAGCATATTCGCTCTCGCCTTTCTCGCGGTCGGCCATTCCGCATACACCAAGCTGCGCAAGGCCGTGATAACCGGCGGGATCGCGCTCGCCGCGATCTTCTCGCTCTCTTCCGCGCCTCTGGCGGTGCTTGCGCTGCAATCCGCGCTCCTGTCGTGGAAGTGGGTGTTCAAGCGCATGCCCTACCGCTGGATACTTCTCTTCAGCATTCTGTTCTGCTGCTATCTGGTCGTGGAATTCGGCTCCAACCAGACTCCGATCCAGTTCTACATTCGATACTTCACCTTCGACATGCAAACGGGATGGCATCGTTTGTGGATCTGGGACTATGGCTCGGCATCGGTTGCCGCCCATCCATGGTTCGGGATCGGATTTGCCGATTGGGTCAGGCCATGGTGGCTCCATTCGGACAGCGTG
Protein-coding sequences here:
- a CDS encoding Gfo/Idh/MocA family oxidoreductase codes for the protein MIGIAVVGYGYWGPNLVRNIADCSNAKLVAVCDLRKERLTAVSARYPSVQITDDFEQMLANPEVDAVAIATPVSSHFRLAMRAMMAGKHVFIEKPIASSVEEAQKLVDEAARRNLVLAVDHTFIHTGAVRKMHELVHNGLGDIYYYDSVRVNLGLFQHDVSVIWDLAVHDLSIMDYVLNERPVAVSAAGMSHVPGQPANIAYLNLFFPGSLIAHIHVNWLAPVKVRRTLIGGSNKMIVYDDLEPSEKIKVYDKGITVKQNGEAERQSVYQQLVGYRSGDMWAPQLDMTEALSSELGEFADCIMNKKTPTADGHAGLRVVRVLEAASQSLAQRGRVIELDEVRRVA
- a CDS encoding N-acetyltransferase; its protein translation is MISSDVVLGPDVVIFQRDQVNLYGCTVGNGTRIGPFVEIQRNASVGQNCKVSSHSFICEGVTIEDGVFIGHGVMFTNDLFPRAVNDDGRLQGSDDWAVVPTRVKARASIGSNATILAGVTIGEGALVGAGAVVTKDVPDHAVVAGVPARIVAKHPSAVANKKSAENHR
- a CDS encoding glycosyltransferase; the encoded protein is MISIIVPHLEQEDQLRRCLTSLAQQQGVSQPVEIFVVDNGSKRMPEGVCKEFANVTLLQERTPGPGPARNLGISKAKGEILAFIDADCIADPHWLSVIEQRFAEDRDLNILGGDVRIAMQDPERPSLAEAYESVYAFRMKEYIAKQGFTATCNLAMRAEVFARVGEFGGINIAEDRDWGQRALALGLRTVFCPEMLIYHPARKNLTELGVKWQRITAHDFAKAQSKSFWRARWILRGLAIAASPVAEVLKIGFTDRLTGLRARVRAFAGLIYIRLYRASLILSLAFGADAATYYGRWNRG
- a CDS encoding glycosyltransferase family 2 protein — protein: MPGQAPLTAVIVTFNSSAMLPGLLDSISAGVEGAGPYQVIVVDNNSRDASVSIARQHPEKPIVIEMGSNAGYAAAINAAMDRMDRNSYLLVLNPDLRMHPGAAKALLKRLEDPTVGIAVPRNYKEDGSTAKTIRQEPTLRGVWAEAVLGGHRAARLGYGEVMGNPALYESEQSVDWATGSALMVSPAARTAAGKWDESFFLYSEEVDYQRRVREAGFKIIYEPNAKVMHKGGDSGVNPKLFALLTANRIRYFRRHHGPVSTLLFRAAIGLGGIARCRREVHRAGLKSVLNPEGTVVNFLANRPV
- a CDS encoding glycosyltransferase family 1 protein is translated as MLSDFFTGAIHQTARRGRQISAILASEGGRGLKNRLRRFAFEKLRPKSVVWEVFPEDVIAADLTSGIASSPRPLRDKEPISVNWIATPAAPGSGGHTTLFRMVNYLERNGFRNTVYLYDVYKGDHQYYTDILRSAYGVTCAIRSYKDGLDNAHAVVASSWPTAYAAYNSKSDGARFYFVQDYEPSFYPASTNNLLAENTYRMGFHGITAGRWLSEKLAADFGMECHHFDFGCDTSRYQRTNDGPRNGIAFYSRSTTPRRGVELCLLALEIFAQRNPGIELHFYGDEIAEMPFKFVNHGTVSPARLNEIYNQSFAGLNLSLTNVSLVPHEMLAAGCIPVVNEARHNRIVLNNDHVCYAEPTPHALAQALEQIVRNPEFQSVSRAASESVSSVSWDAAGAAVANAISEVVRLRAPRSA
- a CDS encoding O-antigen ligase family protein; the encoded protein is MRTMAHPRSVPVRASEYSSGRRGAADAATSDGLRTPVMVFLVGLIIPWIIPLGILNLSVYRIVLLITIVPCFIAWLSGKAGPKRAVDFLVIAFWVWSAISLIATEGLVTSVEPSGIFAVETLGAYFLARVYIRTMDDFRRLILVAAAGVLLLLPFALIELVTGAKPLLSIFGLVFPTVRSTEMFRSGLWRVQGPFDHSIIFGVNCVSIFALAFLAVGHSAYTKLRKAVITGGIALAAIFSLSSAPLAVLALQSALLSWKWVFKRMPYRWILLFSILFCCYLVVEFGSNQTPIQFYIRYFTFDMQTGWHRLWIWDYGSASVAAHPWFGIGFADWVRPWWLHSDSVDNFWLLMAMRHGIPAFAILAIAILTLSIAIGLRKSENEELNDYRVGYLIVIAGYVFAGSTVHFWAGALAWFFFLLGSGPWMLEPGAESKSAAQDDSPALATGRRRHQRSTVRRERARASVARRETA